The Trichoderma breve strain T069 chromosome 2, whole genome shotgun sequence DNA segment TGGTGTTCTCACGTAATTTGGCAATTTCCACCATCTTGATGGCATATGTGACGTGTTCTGGCTGGCATGAGCCGAATGATGGGTCGACAGGGCTGGCTTCAGACTCCAGGTCCATTGGGCTGAGGGGCTCAATGTCGCAGTCGTCGTCTCGTATTCTGCTGGGAAGACCTAGAGCTGCGGCAGCCTGTCGCTCTCTCACCTGTATTACAAGAAAGGATGAGTTGGGTGATCGCGCTGGAGGATAGGACTAGACTTACGTAGATGGACCACCATATTCTTCGTCTCATGGAGGCAGTATATGAGTCCTTTGACATGGATCGAGACCTTTTAATGAAaaccatcagcaccagcattCACaataaccaaaaaaaaaattcaggattcaagaaagaggaagaaaccCACGAGCGATGTAGCCCGTACGACTCGGCAAGCGTAATAACAACACCAAGCCAATACCGCACATCTCGCACATGCGCCGGCGCCCCTCTCCAGAAACTCATCAGAAACAACGACACAATCAGCACAGTCTCGTCCTTCTCCCAGTCAGCATGAAACAGCACCCGCGCCCTGGTGTAAAACGCCGTCTTCGCCTGCGACCTGTCCTCGAAGCCCATGGCGCGGATCGTGCCCACGTCGCAATACGTCGCCCCGATCAAGAGCATTCCCTGGAGCAGCATCCTCGACAAGTCCACCGACGAAAAGGACGACGCAGAGGCTAGTTTCCGCGCCACCAGAGCCCTGTCGAGGACGGGATAGGCAGGATGGAAGCGGGCAAAGTACGCTTCAAAGGCCGGCCGGCAGCTCTCGAGATCCGGGAGAGTCAGGGCGCCTTCATCGCGGAGGTAGCGCATCATGGCGGGACTGCGGCCTGAGTTGCCCTCGGCGGTCTGGGCGGTGGATTGAGGCGTGGTTGGCATGGGGAACGTGAAGCGCTGCTTTTGGCTGTTGCGACCATTGCCGGCGACGTTGGGCTGAGCTGAAGcgccctcgtcgtcgcccGGTATCAGCGTGAGGAAGTTGGACTCGCCGAAGAAGCGGGTTCCGGGCGTTGtcgttggcgatgatggcgatgaggcgTCCTGTCCTTGGGGCTCTGAGGCCGGATAGTGCTGAGACGCCGCAGCATCTGGTGTTGAGTTGCTGTGAGATGGAGTGCCGAGAGGAGTGACCTGGCTGGTGTGCGGTAGATTGGCCTCGCTGAGAGCCCgagtggtgatgctgttgctgttgctctcACTCGGGATCTGCTGCAGTAGCCGACGCGACCTCCGCGGATATCTTGAGCGATGGTGAAATGGCGCCAAATTAGCCATCAGATTTTATGACTGCAAAATCACTTCAATTATTAATACCTTCCTCTCCGCGACGGCAGAACCTGGCACGTCGCTCCCGCGGCCAGGCAGTTGGAGCacggctgcttctccatgaCATCGCAGCGAACCCGGCGGGTGTTGCACTCGCGACATGCGTGCTTGGCCCGCGACTTCTTGCCGTCTGCTTCAAAGGGAGACGATGACGCGGCTTGGGGGGAGACCAttttgatggagatggactgTGAGAGGCatatggaagaaaagaaaaaaagattgtAAGATGTGGGAATCTTTGGTTAAGGTTGTTTTTTCGCAAAGAGTTGCCGCTCCGGGTTACGGACTCGGACGGATCTGGTGGGGCGCTTCTGGGACCTGGAGGCTTGTGTCcggcttttgctgctggaaatgaaaatgaattGCGGTGCGCTAACGGTTCCTTTTATATATACTGGCGAATGAGTGAGTCATTTAATAATGCCGTGTTGGTTTATTTCCATTTTAAGCTTATTATGCAACTTCTATTTCAAACCGGTTTGGGAGCCGCGAGTCTGTGTCA contains these protein-coding regions:
- a CDS encoding fungal specific transcription factor domain-containing protein codes for the protein MVSPQAASSSPFEADGKKSRAKHACRECNTRRVRCDVMEKQPCSNCLAAGATCQVLPSRRGRYPRRSRRLLQQIPSESNSNSITTRALSEANLPHTSQVTPLGTPSHSNSTPDAAASQHYPASEPQGQDASSPSSPTTTPGTRFFGESNFLTLIPGDDEGASAQPNVAGNGRNSQKQRFTFPMPTTPQSTAQTAEGNSGRSPAMMRYLRDEGALTLPDLESCRPAFEAYFARFHPAYPVLDRALVARKLASASSFSSVDLSRMLLQGMLLIGATYCDVGTIRAMGFEDRSQAKTAFYTRARVLFHADWEKDETVLIVSLFLMSFWRGAPAHVRDVRYWLGVVITLAESYGLHRSSRSMSKDSYTASMRRRIWWSIYVRERQAAAALGLPSRIRDDDCDIEPLSPMDLESEASPVDPSFGSCQPEHVTYAIKMVEIAKLLGRIIDLHFGPGHASMSSASPNTLQDLNASLEAWMASLPENMKYSPDHGTDSVWACLLHLAYKNSFLRLESTTPGSQVVLKAACRISRIAEDMSTQGILRYGQMHLITSIFSALCIHTITIRRGTGLTRRLAEHRAEACLLCLKEVQKYWRININVLDFFLHYLDRSIAARLHGMQSDAVVPPSSSAGQGPARETNDLKTIAEVETVPSESNSNPNVYAPIEYDSAVPNIPIPNLGPGHYLAQEEFREQYLGLVSQGDDLLGDLELFLQGEDFSQAGNGFNMLQRSL